In Anolis sagrei isolate rAnoSag1 chromosome 5, rAnoSag1.mat, whole genome shotgun sequence, the DNA window GTCCTTGCCTCCTCTCAAAAAGATGTAATTGTCCATTAATACAAAGAGATGTTCCTTCTTAAAGTGACTGTTCTAGCCACTTCTGGTTTGGAACCCTTCCTTGAATTTTGGGGTTTAGCACATCCCGTGGTGGATCATGGGGTGAAAAACTGGCCCAAAACTTCACTGTGGGAATTCATTGATTTCTACTCTCCAGTTTTTTTTAAGTTCTCTCACACTAGGCAATGAAGTTTAGTTTTGCTTCTTCACTATGTAAAAAATATGGTGTCCTTCTCATACTAATTAAATGGatgataattaaaatattttcagtaCCCGCACTGCCTTTTGGCAGTCCATCATTTTCAAAGTAATTCAACTATATATCTGATAGAGTGAGAGGTCCTTTAAACCTTTGGCCTGTTATGCTAGAAACCGTGGTTACATTTCACCTTGTCATAGTTGTCTATAATTGCAAGAAGCAGCACATTATGAGTCATCCCTAAGGACAGTAAAACTGATTAAAAGGATGAGAGCAACTAGCAAAAGTGCTATTCAAACATATAATTCTCTTGAGGTTTAGCAAAGGCAATGATGTACAATCCAGGAGATATAAGGAGTGTGATTGCAATATAAGCTTCCTTCCTCTAAATAAGACCTAAAGAATGGATCTAGATAGAAAAAACAAATATCTCTATCTGTctctatttttatatattaagatgTTGGTAGAATTGGGTTGGGGTTAATTAGTCTTTTTCCATTCTGTTTTTATTTATGGGGCATCTCTGTCTTTCCCCCTCTAGGTCTCAAGTCCAAAAGCATTACTGAACTAGTCCAAGAAATTGTAAAAGAACAGTTCAAATTCCTCCAAAGTGACATGCAAGAAACAGTGGCCCAGATTTTCAAGATTGTTTCTGGTCTGTCTGATGATATTGAAAACACTAAAGAGCTGATCAAGAGTTTGAATGTTTCTCAGCAAAAAATTGTCACAGAGATAACACATAGACCTACGAAGGTAGAAATCCAAGAGATAAGAAATGAGATTCTACATATTGAACAAGACATCAGCTTTACATGTGACAAGCCAATCAAAGTCTTGCAGGAAAAGCAGAGGTCTATGGAAGTCGCCTTGGAGCATCAAAGTTCAAAGAGCAATCTTTATTATGAATCTCTGAACAAAAGTCTAAGTCAAATGAAAGAGGTACATGAACAGCTCTTATCAGCTGAACAGAGGTCAGACCAAAACGTCCCCACAGCAGGTAAATCCGTGAGTGATAACCTTACCGATTACATGATCAGTTTACATGAGAAAGTGAAAAAACAGAGTCTGATGGTTCTGCAATTGCATGATGACCTCAGAGTCCAAGACAGCAAAATTAGCAACCTCACAGTAACATTAGAGATTCAGAAAGATACCTTGGAAGAAGAATGCAATGGCATGTTGTCCAAATGCAGGAGTGATTTTGAAATGCAACTGAAAGGCATGGAGGAGAATATGCGTTCTTTAAATAAAACACTGGAGAATCTTGTGTTTCCCTTGGATGAGAAGATGGACAAAATGAATGAGCAAATTAATGACCTCTGCTATGATATGGAGATTCTCCAACCTTTGATTGAGCAGGGTGTTCCTTTCAGCTCTAACTCAGAGTATGAGCAGCAGATTGAAACAGAAGCTATAAACAGAAAGTTGGAAAACTTAACTAGTGTTGTGACAATACTAAATTCTACCATTCAAGAGCTCACTAAAAATCAGAAACAGTTGAAAACTGATGCTCAGGCTCATGATGAAATGTCGGAAAGACGTATTAATGAATGTTTCGTTTTAGTTGAGGATGGCATAAATAAGACATTGACAGTTTTGAATGAGGCCGTTGATTCAATCCGAGATAACTATGTCCTAAAAGAAACGCTGAGTACTTTCAAAAATGAGACAGAAGCCTGCTGCAGTTGGGTTGAGACAGTGGAAAGTGTATCAGCATTGGTCCCTCAATTCCAACAGATGAATGAATCCCTTCAGATACTAATAAATGGAAACCACAAACTTGACTTTACTTCAAAAATAATTAGAAATGCTTCAGAGGCTTCACCTGATGAAAACATCATTCCTCATGCCAGCCCAGTTCGCCATGATCAAAGCAAAATATCATTAACTTTGCAAGGGCATCAACAAGAAATAGGGCACCTTGATGAGAAACAGGTGcatcccatgcaggaacacaagGATTACGAAGTTCGCCTGCAGGTTGTGGAAGCAAAAATAAACAAGTTTTTGGCAAACAATTGTGTCTCAGTAAGAAATGTCAAAGCTGCTGCAACAGAAAATGAGAAGGTAGTCTCAGGACAGCTTCAGGCATTGAGTTCAAGAATCAGGGCACTTGAAGCCAAATCCATACGGTTGTCTCTGAGCATGCCTCTGATAAATAAGACTGCCTATGAAGCTTGGGGCTTGTGTAAGGATGTCTCTGGAAGCATTCAAGCCATGAATGCCAGCATTCCCAGAATGATGAAACTTCCTCATCCAGATACTTTGTTGTTTCAGAAAGGCATAGAAGAACTTACTGAATCTATGCTGGAGGTCAAAGCTGGCATGATCCTGTCCAATCTAACTTGGTATGTAGACAGATCCCTAGCTGATGCAGCAGACAGAATTACCAAACGTCTGAAGGCAGTTCCTGCAGTTTCTAAGAAACCACCACCAGTAAAAAAGATGCCAGTGAACACTACTGCGAACCAAGCTGGACGGAATCAGAGAAACACAGATAATACCCTAGATACaggtaatgcattttaatatttctatttctattgctAGTGATAGTGCCTAAAATGTATCACTAACATGGTTCTAAGGTGTCTGGTTTATAATGTCTGTATCATGTAATAAATCTAAATGCCCCTTTCTTtacatgtttttcttttgtttaggaaagaaagagagatgctgAAAGCAAGTCAAAAAGTTCATACCTATTTTTATCCAGGTCTTTGACACCACTGGGAATTGGATACCAAATTATCTTGCCTTAGTGTCTTGTTGAGAGAGGGTTTTTAATCACCTTGGTCTGACTTAAACCAAAGGGGTAGTAAAAAATGTAAAGTAGGAACATACCTAGCAAAGTCTTCAAGAAATGCACTACTATATGCTATTATTTTGCTGCTTGGATCAGAAAACTTGTCCAAATCTGATCGGACAGGTTCTGAAGTTGCACAAGTTTATTTTCTTGGAGAGCATGGCTGCAATTAGCTTGTGGTCCTTGAAGTCTGTATTCTTGAGGGCATTTCCTTCgctaagaaaaagaaataacaacaagaaTCCCAGACAATACATATGGTGCAATCAGCAAAATATATAGAAACTATGGGGTAGAGCAAGTACTTTTGGGAATGATGCCATCAATGATAGACCATATACTTCATTTGCAAAAAAGGCCAGTTTCAAATACCTAGCAAAACTAGCCCAAGATAGTGAGCATCTTTCCTGTGTAGTCTGTTGAATCGTGACTAGGGAAAGTAGTAACCCGACTGGTATTATCAGGGCTTTATGCAGTTAATATGAATCTGCAGCAGGGAAAATGCAAGCCTACAGCATGCAGATGAAGGGAGAGTCTGAGGAATTTGGAGATAGATTGAGTTAATTCACCCTTTGTTCACTATTTCACTGGGCTGTGAGATTGTTAAATCAGATTGTTATACTGAATAATCATGAGATTGGCACTCATGACCCGTATTTATGACAAGAACTGGGAAAACGTGGGACCCTGGTCAATCCAGACCAAACTGACACTAGCCGTTAAACTGAATTGGCAGACTGAGATCCTATTTAAAatgatgtttttaaatgaaatGGCTTTGACGAAACAACATTGTTTGGTGCACAATAAGGTAAATTGGTGAACAGCAAAGGCATTTTCATTCTTTTATGTCCCCTGTCGTCTTTTTTCCCTTTATTTCCATTTCTTCCAGCTCAGTGCACACGCTTGAGGCATGCCTAAAGTCAAGTGCTTGCAGTTCATCTGATAATCAAGCACGCAAGAAGTTTAAAGTGGATTCAGGGTTCAATAATATTTCCACTTTATTTCATAAATGGCTGCTTACTCGTTCTCCCTTAAACCCTGAAAGCATCTTTTGCGCAGCAGCAAAACTGCAGAAGTCAGCAGCTCTATTGGATAAAGTGCCTTGGCCTTTTGACAGACTAGATTCCATTCTCCATGTGAAACTGACTATAGT includes these proteins:
- the MMRN1 gene encoding multimerin-1 isoform X2; this encodes MKEVLLILVLLCLKWSSTGANSTGMALTTSVESEMETSQPDLTLIRIKGFVLTTPLPPTTEKSTVLENTTQVVDAKHGSPSLVEEIQGLQMPAITLKKTSLNRTNPSGGNINSDFSNGKPSVLSNSTKTQAQIIPRKGPLEREALKGATVSRSSRQSGYNSISSKPNVDLKKPSFETTRGKNWCAYVHTRLQPTIVVDNVQSYASGRSNPCNWITGPCGSSSQSRTHQAYRIKHMIVTSLEWKCCPGYSGGTCQPKAQQDQLSMHSNQVESNAAVNGGAPGNPQQQREQQDPSDPVAQKMNEQISSQEMKLTLLQKKVDNISVVMSDVSKTLSSLEGKINEDKGRDFQAFLKGLKSKSITELVQEIVKEQFKFLQSDMQETVAQIFKIVSGLSDDIENTKELIKSLNVSQQKIVTEITHRPTKVEIQEIRNEILHIEQDISFTCDKPIKVLQEKQRSMEVALEHQSSKSNLYYESLNKSLSQMKEVHEQLLSAEQRSDQNVPTAGKSVSDNLTDYMISLHEKVKKQSLMVLQLHDDLRVQDSKISNLTVTLEIQKDTLEEECNGMLSKCRSDFEMQLKGMEENMRSLNKTLENLVFPLDEKMDKMNEQINDLCYDMEILQPLIEQGVPFSSNSEYEQQIETEAINRKLENLTSVVTILNSTIQELTKNQKQLKTDAQAHDEMSERRINECFVLVEDGINKTLTVLNEAVDSIRDNYVLKETLSTFKNETEACCSWVETVESVSALVPQFQQMNESLQILINGNHKLDFTSKIIRNASEASPDENIIPHASPVRHDQSKISLTLQGHQQEIGHLDEKQVHPMQEHKDYEVRLQVVEAKINKFLANNCVSVRNVKAAATENEKVVSGQLQALSSRIRALEAKSIRLSLSMPLINKTAYEAWGLCKDVSGSIQAMNASIPRMMKLPHPDTLLFQKGIEELTESMLEVKAGMILSNLTWYVDRSLADAADRITKRLKAVPAVSKKPPPVKKMPVNTTANQAGRNQRNTDNTLDTGDYCSSSPCSNGGTCVNERRGFVCACRYPFGGVNCSTKMTEENVPAIDFSKGSYRYAPMVAFFASHTYGMNSPGPIRFNNLDVNYGSSYVPANGRFRVPYLGVYVFEYTVESSSPLLSGYLVVDGIDKLAFRSENANDNKYVERVITGDALLELNYGQEVWLRLATGSIPAKYPPITTFTGYLLYRT
- the MMRN1 gene encoding multimerin-1 isoform X1; the encoded protein is MKEVLLILVLLCLKWSSTGANSTGMALTTSVESEMETSQPDLTLIRIKGFVLTTPLPPTTEKSTVLENTTQVVDAKHGSPSLVEEIQGLQMPAITLKKTSLNRTNPSGGNINSDFSNGKPSVLSNSTKTQAQIIPRKGPLEREALKGATVSRSSRQSGYNSISSKPNVDLKKPSFETTRGKNWCAYVHTRLQPTIVVDNVQSYASGRSNPCNWITGPCGSSSQSRTHQAYRIKHMIVTSLEWKCCPGYSGGTCQPKAQQDQLSMHSNQVESNAAVNGGAPGNPQQQREQQDPSDPAVAQKMNEQISSQEMKLTLLQKKVDNISVVMSDVSKTLSSLEGKINEDKGRDFQAFLKGLKSKSITELVQEIVKEQFKFLQSDMQETVAQIFKIVSGLSDDIENTKELIKSLNVSQQKIVTEITHRPTKVEIQEIRNEILHIEQDISFTCDKPIKVLQEKQRSMEVALEHQSSKSNLYYESLNKSLSQMKEVHEQLLSAEQRSDQNVPTAGKSVSDNLTDYMISLHEKVKKQSLMVLQLHDDLRVQDSKISNLTVTLEIQKDTLEEECNGMLSKCRSDFEMQLKGMEENMRSLNKTLENLVFPLDEKMDKMNEQINDLCYDMEILQPLIEQGVPFSSNSEYEQQIETEAINRKLENLTSVVTILNSTIQELTKNQKQLKTDAQAHDEMSERRINECFVLVEDGINKTLTVLNEAVDSIRDNYVLKETLSTFKNETEACCSWVETVESVSALVPQFQQMNESLQILINGNHKLDFTSKIIRNASEASPDENIIPHASPVRHDQSKISLTLQGHQQEIGHLDEKQVHPMQEHKDYEVRLQVVEAKINKFLANNCVSVRNVKAAATENEKVVSGQLQALSSRIRALEAKSIRLSLSMPLINKTAYEAWGLCKDVSGSIQAMNASIPRMMKLPHPDTLLFQKGIEELTESMLEVKAGMILSNLTWYVDRSLADAADRITKRLKAVPAVSKKPPPVKKMPVNTTANQAGRNQRNTDNTLDTGDYCSSSPCSNGGTCVNERRGFVCACRYPFGGVNCSTKMTEENVPAIDFSKGSYRYAPMVAFFASHTYGMNSPGPIRFNNLDVNYGSSYVPANGRFRVPYLGVYVFEYTVESSSPLLSGYLVVDGIDKLAFRSENANDNKYVERVITGDALLELNYGQEVWLRLATGSIPAKYPPITTFTGYLLYRT